ttatttcaatttcctCGGAAAGCAGTATGAAGCCAAGCAATATTGTGCTTTGTTGCATTTTCCCGTTAGGTGCAACGAGAGGCCATGAAACAGGGAAAACCTTCGAATTCTTGCCTGAAATTCAATATCCTGAAAGGCAGCACACAGCAGTGAACTGAGAGCAATCACGAGTCGTGGAAGATGAGTGCGAGCAagagcaggggtgctcaaagtttttgaatagcaggcaaaatttgattaattgtgtatttgaaaaaatgaaataaatttatacTACTAATTCATGAAGTATTTGTTTCGCTAGCAGCCTGAGTGTAGTGTTCGCTCGCGACTGGTTGCGAACTCCAGTCAGCAacgagtgagtgatttctgatctttgaaccaaaattcaGGACCCTTGATTGCATGACTTCATATTTAAATAAGGTGCAACGATAATGATAAATCGTTTCAAAAGTGTTTCTCAACAATTATTCCTTCGATTTCATAAAAAGATTCGTAACCCAaatgtcatgagttcgaatcgCGAAGTGGAAGGtgtttttgagccgatttggtcaagacagtgttgagatatcttgggacccgttttttgaaactgctaacttgaacttgctatatctcggcaatgatgcaaccaaatatctttaAATTTGTTCTGTtagtagatgaaaatgtatattttaatgccctgaaataaaaataaaaaaaagttgaagtatgtgctcatactaacctctgacttttttgccgatatacatgtatgtaaccccttaagactCAGTTCTTATTAAATAGTGCGTTATGAgtacttttgttaatttgattaggttgaccgcggtggattttcttgaaataattcgaactgtcaaaaatccaccaaagcatctaccacattgatcgcacaaaaatctgtggtagaaaagtatccaccggtagatgctttggtggattttttacagttcaaatctggagtttttttttttttttttttttgaaaaggtccaataaaccaattttccagtttttgctttttgggtgtttttagaaccgccttgagtcaggggtattgaaaaacatccaaaaaacaaaaactgaaaatttggtttattggaccttttcaaaaaaaaaactccagaagttatttcaagaaaatccaccgcggttaaccaaatcaaattaacaaaagtacTTATGTcttttgaattaattaaaaacttatattttgaaatgtttcagtTTTACCCCTgagctagagcgtccaatttcccggggtcaCAAAATTCTCTAGaaacgtgaaattttcaaaaaaaaaagttacttaatccacctttaggtggttggtgccttcctcacattcataaagtcaatacattcagtaaaaatagcaacattgccccttaacatgtttaataaatcaacattattacttatttcttttgatagggttcgcagaccttcaatatttctggctcatcggcaaggtctgataaaaaacctattcaacgatagttcacatggaagattcagacaatatttctatcacaatatctgaaatccggcctccaaaaagtgtataaataacacttaagtgctgataacttttgatagggttgtcagatcttcgatgttttaggctcatttgaaggtctttcgattatctaactaacgatgggtcgcatgatggacctggaaatcatttttattgaaatatctgagatccggcttccgaaaagtgtataaataacacttaagtgctgataacttttgataCGGTTGTTAGATCCTTGATGttctaggctcatttgaaaggtttttcgattatctaactagcGACAGGTCGCATAATGGACccgaatattatttttattgaaatatctgagatccgacctccaaaaagtgtataaataacacttaagtgctaataacttttgataggattgtcagatcttccatgttttaaactcatttgaaaggtatttcaattatctaactttTGATACGGTTGTTAGATCCTTGATGTTccaggctcatttgaaaggtttttcgattatctaactagcGACAGGTCGCataatggacccggacatcattttcatttaaatatctgagatccggcctccaaaaagtgtataaataacacttaagtgctaatagcttttaatagggttgtcagatcttcaatgttttgggctcatctTTTTAATACcgttctgaaaatgtataacatgataggttttcttgcaaaaaccaccctttttacaatcttccggacatacgcaaaaatcgtttttagcataacttttgaagtacttaactaaacttactGATAcaagtccggagataatcgagtgacattttttttgtccactcacctacacacatccacacagacatttgctcagaacatgattctgagtcgataggtatacatgaaggtgggtctacgatgtCAAATTAAtaggttcatttttcgagtgattttatagccttttctcagtaaggtgaggaaggcaaaaatccggGAGTTCCCgagaaattataaatttatcgAATCTTGCTCTGTCCCtggttctgattaatattttgcaacaaaattgtatagaatagTAACTTAAATGGCCAAAATAAGTTTGAGGATCAACTAATGCCTCAAAatacaacttcaagaaaatatatcaactttctaaatttataagctGTCTATCCAAATACCAAATAATAATGATTAGTAGTTTTTGTTAAGAAGCatgaataaggctggtacaaattttatataaagtttttgtgtcttccccccttcaaagttggcccgaaaaatcagggggcaaaaaaaatcgataaacttcaaaatttcaatggaaatttaagtacaatcagctgaaattaacttaagagcgagtccacgaacagggcatacccctttttatgggacgtcgtttggacctcgcCAAtcggcctgaaattttcagaggttgtttgtacatataaaaatagcatctggccaaaatatgagcactctaggtcaacgggaagtggggcaaatcgggacacaaagtttgaaggttcaaggacgtcaaaattcttaaaaaggctataactcaggcaaaattcaatttaatttcaaagttcaaaatgcatctgaaagggcataaaaaatgcaacaaaatgcaggcaGAAGCATTGGTtcaatctaaagggagttactggcattttagtaaaaaaaatagcataattttcaaactcaaataaaaaattgttccatccagatatcaactcggttcgacctgcagcttgtagggaacatctgggactaccatctgagtctgagaccgctttgggtaaggcagtttaacatattaaatagacacttttacttttagtgatgtttttggttgtaaatttttgctcagggaacccttagatcccattttctggtgataattttatcatattcgtgttcctgagacaatttcacaatagaaacatacataaaaatgtttattttgatccattttaacccttaaaaaataaaagttaaaaaaaatctacgatTCACATtcattgaaaatcaagctcgtttccaaggatactacacagctaaaaatccgatggtaaaatcgcatgcaaaagcatgcacatcaccttcgtcaaaattaaCACTTAATataacacactgcatgtacaatttttgacaacacaaaaaaaagttgcaaccgacgggattcaaacccagcaccaacagtaaggactggcgccttagcccactcggccatcagaccgatgaaaaactgtaaggataaacgcatatatgagcttgacatttcggtcaagtaggtttcccatagggggatggcgtcgctatttttagaccaaaatttccactttttctcatcgaaatcgactactttatcgacttcattttgctaggcgagataggacgccgtctatttttagacgatgactcagtacttttccactcttgcactttaaaaaaccaggtggcagcacggtgtaacgccacgtccctatactGATGGGcttcatatttcagggtgtcaaatcacataaaattgcataaaataatgcaatatttattttacacccaggccttttacacgcagcaggattactactttttaagCTGtgtagatgacaccagaaaaaagcagcctcataatttgtaaatttgcaatcaaaaagtactttactgaaattttaataaagtgcaccgttttcaagttaaacccatatttaggtgacttttttgaaaaaaattcgaagttttttattttttaagttagtgcacatgtttgccgacttttgaaaaaaatatttttgaaaagctgagaaaattctctatattttgcttactcGGACTTTGTTCATACGACTTTGTGCTTACTCGGACTTTGTTCATACGactttaattgctgagatattgcattgcaaagatttaaaaacagaaaaattgacccaaacagcccaccatttttcaatgtcgatagcaactaatggtgcgattttcaatgttaaaataacatatatttgggaaattttccgatcttttcgaaaacaatattttcaaaattttcaaatcaagactaacatttcaaaagggccaaacattcaatattacgcccttttaaaatgttagtcttgatttgaaaattttgaaaatattgttttcgaaaagatcggaaaatttctcaaatatttgatattttaacattgaaaatcggaccattagttgctgagatatcgacattcaaaaatggtaggctgtttgggtgagacttagaaaacatccattttcctgtttttaaaccattgcacagtgggaaaaaagggcccaaaaaattaccgcaacatgatttcgcgcaaaccatcgattgctatacaccaaaagcttcgtttttgcaccaggaacaataatccgatgaaaaatcgcactgcacggaccggtagccggagtacaggccaccggaagatccggatttttggaaaaagtgtcagatttattcaattgtgaactgattagctttcttctaccatgaatagtcacgCAAAACAATcgtagaataatattaaataccataggactcatcggaaccggttccaccgatctccggtggccacatccggaaccgcattaggaaacagtgttaaccagtcatgcgacgtatcaaacttcttgattttggatggagagtatccttaaaatgtatttttacctccggtgaccggttcccaggttctgcggtggccacatccgaagatcatatttggcaaattcctgaaaccactcttgcgacatatcaaacttcatgtttttaagaAAGGAGTGAAAaactcatgtccccatccaaaatcaagaagtttgatacgtcgcatgactggttaacactgtttcctaatgcggttcctgatgcggccaccggagatcggtggaaccggttctgatgggtcctatggtatttaatattattctaggattgttttgcatgactattcatggtagaaaaaagcttatcagttcacaattggaataatctgacactttttccaaaaatccggatcttccagtggcctgtactccggccactgGTCCGTGCaatgcgatttttcatcggattattgttcctggtgcaaaaacgaagcttttggtgtatagcaatcgatggtttgcgcgaaatcatgttgcggtaattttttgggcccttttttcccactgtgcattgcattgcaatatctcagcaacttaaggtcgtatcaacaaattccaaataagcaaaatatagagaattttctcaaattttcaaaaatatgtttgacaaaagtgggcaaacatgtgcactaatttaaaaaatgtcacctaaatatggatttgacttgaaaacggtgtactttatcaaaatttcagtaaagtactttttgattgcaaatttgatttcacatcgaaaaatgaagttgaaaaatttttgcgaacaaaattttgattttttgaaaaaatcagtattgattaaaaaattcataactcgttcgatgattttttgcacaacctggaaatttctgaaaagttggcattttatgtccactaaaacatatcaaaaaataaaaatagtgttttttgcaaatcaagttttagtgataaaaagttaaataaaaaaatcaccaattttttttaccgtgtgttatttttttcattgttgtccgtatccatacctacaactttgccgaagacaccaaatcgatcaaaaaattccttcaaaagatacagatttttgaattttcatacatcatttttgtatggacagccgccaaatttgtatggaaaattatatggacaaactaatgatgcaaaatggcttctttgggcataccgaaggcaccaaaaaagtttcagtcggattaaaaaataaaaaaaaaatcgaatgaccgaaatcctagagaactgctcatatattATAAATGTTATACGTTATTAATATATTGAAAAATGGTAACCAACATTAATGAAAGCTAGGGATTCGACAAATCCTACGAAAAATCAAGTTAAAATCTCTGAACctggaaatttaaattaatgctGCTTTTCTACTGATTTATGACAACAAGTAGTAGGAAATTTCTATTTGTTAAAATgttattgcattttctcagtACCTGAGctttgcagcaaaatgtttcCTCATTGAAAATGAAGGAGCTTTCGTTCCTTGAAATAGTTCCCATTAATTTATCCAATGCAAATTATCGTGACCATTCCGAGAAATACAATACTGTTTGCGATATTGGTAGAGTTATTGTGAATTCAGCCGGAGCAGAATATTATGCCAGACTTTGCCGTTATAAACATAACTATTTGAAAGGAGCTCGCTTTGATTCCCCTACTCAAACTGAACGTATTTCTGTTTACTAGGAAGCTTCGGAAGCGATTCTCATTCATTGAATTGATGCAAAATGCATATCAATTGCCCCTGAGAATCAGTGTACTACATTTTGCAGCAGTATCAGTAGAACGCCATTGATTCCCAATTTGCCTTCTAATTCCAGCGAACGAAACTTaatcaacaaatcaaatcaaaatgttcaagaaTCACCTAGCGATGATTGGCATGAATGAGACGCCAAACAAGAAGGCCAGATTCTGGCAATCATACATCAGATCACtgaaaggtaattaaaattaacattaaattttcagttCGAGTGAAATTTGAGGTTATTTATGAATTCCCTCTAATGTTCTCCCCCAGGATCCGATGATATCCGCGCACACGATTCGCCGTCCTGGCGGCACCGACCGATCCTGCTGCTGGACCAGGTCGACACGCCGGCCAACCGCATCCAGTCGCTGGGCTACCACTACCAGCCGGTGCACCGGGAGACGTACGGGTACTCGCCGCGGCCAATCTACGACCACCACTATCCGCGCCACGTCCGGGCTTGtgagtttgaagtttcgattccTTTGTTTACtgtaattaaatttgaaacctcACTTTCCATTTTCCTCTCTGTCCCCCGACAGCAAGCGTGAGCAGACTGGCCGAGGCCGAGAAGGCATGGAATGACCATCTGGACCGGATGCGGGACATTGATCGCAGGTAAGACCGAATCGTCTAGGGTTGTTGAAACTATGGGGAAAAGTTCAGATTGAAAGTGGTgcagaaaatgtttaaataatttaaatatccgGATTGGGGTTTGGCTTTGACttcttggaaaatatttcactGCACTGAAATTACACTGAATGAAGAGTTCTGTTCTGCTGTAAAACATTCAGAGCGACTCTGTGTGAAATCTGCCGATTtcctaaattataatttttttgttttatttcacaaaagctgaaattctaaaaaatacgaaaataggTCGAAAGACTCAAGATCCAAATACAAAGATCGaaagaataaaaacaaaacgcaaACAAACGGTTCAAATGTGCTTCTTAACAATTGTAAAATGAAAACAGCACAAGCGAATCAAATCaaagaataaaattaaaagaacaTTCAAAAGGTATGTTTGGAGACAGGTTTGAAAGATTCAAAAAAGTCTAAATGTACAGAAACCACCAGACTTTTTGTCAtcataaatttggaaaaatgatgaaatatttttgaataaaaaaacaggattttaaaAAGGTTCAATATCAATATCCGACATGTTTGGTCTATCCAATCTAAATCTCAATTTTattaattggtaaaaaaaaagttgaaatgcattgcgaaataagagaatcaagagttaatgaaatcaaaataaaatagtggATAAAAAgcagaagaatcagtgaagtaaaataaaaacagaagaCAGATGGTAGCTGAAAATGAAAAGAGAAGAGACCCCGTTCTGCGACGTACAGGCACATCCAcaacagttgactcaacatgctgtgaatcaaaacaataccgtctacaatcacacaatacttccctttcccactttGGCGCGCCCCTTCCTTTTAGCCGGTCTCGACTCTGACTAAACAAAGCCAAATAGCAAAATtgcaattattttcaattttcaactttgaaactttaaaatttctagaTCTTCAAATAACCAAATGTCCCAGTTTACAAATTAACAAGTTTCCGAACATTCAGTTTTCCAAAACTCTCAAATTAACCCATTTAGAATTAggctgttgaaaatattttccaatgTTCTTGTCTCACCCCTTTTCGAAAACgatccgaaaaatcaggaggcaaaattatgtttttcaaaacatcttcaaaatttcaaaatatatttttaaatgcaatcagctgaaacaatttcaaattcatttctttgcgtttttaatcattttgaacGTGTGTGAGAACTCAATTttatattataaatattttgagtttcagTGCCATTTTGATATGAAGTTCtccaaaaagtttaattttgttgtatctaaaatttccaatgtttaaaattaaaaaaactatttcaagacatttaaatttttgaaattttcaagtaattatcattgaaaaaactttaatttacaaattattcatattttcaacattccaattctactttcaaaatttaatctccaaattatcaaattccaaaatttaaaaattttctagTTCTCAAATAACATTAATTCTAAATTGGAAATTTACGAagtaatcaatttttcaaaattgaaaatctatttttcttttttcaacattacaaatttcatgattttcaaaattatatttttattaattctcaaatttaattttttaagctttattttttttaattcctatattttattttttttaatcaattcatcctcctaaattttgaaattttaaatttcctttgaacatcatattttttcaattttaaacttttcaatttccaatttttgaaatttcccactttcaaaatatctcaatcatatttttatttttatttgcaaaggtccattttttcaaacttttagtttttcatttcttttttttttcaatcttcaaatgtgcaaatttcaaaattttcaaacagcaGAACTTTCATATGTGTAGGTTTAATGTCAACCCTTTAGTGAAAACAATAGTAGtttacaagttgcaaaaagaagattttttcagcacgagttgtacatttatccaacgtggtttaccgagttggataaatacgacgagtgctgaaaaatcaaattttgcagcgagttgcttacaatattttttgcaatttcgaaaaactctttttgaatggaattttaagttaaacattcatctgtttagtcaattcaccgtcaaattattgaaaatttttacttttcGGTACTAGTGtggaaaacttcaacttttcagcacccatgtcagtgctgaaaagtagaacttttcagcactggtattgaaggGCATTCATTTTCCATTCAGTTATTTTTAgcagggaaaagtaggccgttttatttctccagaaggacaggaaaacacacagtttcacagcggaattgcaaaaataaagttttcaaaacatttgaaaatttaagatcaTAATGcttgttttaactttttttattacaatCATTTACCTGGATAtcaacattaaaattttgtatgtaaattatgaattcaataaattaaattgttgcggtgaaaatatgttaaattggcaacaaaacataaaaaatagatgcAACTTATTTTGAGACTATCattgaataaaaaagttaaatgttcgttataattttcaatatttataaacaaaaatgtaaatttttttatcCTTGTCAAACTATGCCACACAAAACATTGTTGAAGAATGTTAGTTaaccaaatttctcaaatttttaaaataaagtctCTTTAACAATTTGACTGCATTCAACTCAGATTCAgtttatacactcaacccctggtcactttttcgtttgacacttttttagtttgtaccccgttggttggtcaaagtccaACTAAacagtgacgaactgtcactttttacacggcgctcacgcacactatcaaaacaaaagtttggtagtgtgtgtgaactctatAAGTTAACTGAATTACAATTATAAGCGTCAAATTCATTCGTTTTCAAACTggttactgttttttttatttcctaggTCTAGCCCAATTTACGCCTATATGATAAGGTAATGCAAAATGTGCATCAAGTGAAGAACGTCTTGATTTAAAAGAGAATTGATTTTGACTGCAACTTTATTAAaggtttttcaatgtaaaaagaCTTTTAAATCAAGACGTTTGACCCTACGGTGTTCCTAAGTTTTGGTATGATTCCTTTGAAACACAAGTTTATCATGATACCGCAAACAATTTCCAGAACATTTACAAGATTTATCGCAGACTGGATCATATTGTTACAacttaaacaaatttattttacagaCCTCAACGTCGTACAGcacaacaatattttatttgatcATAAAAACAGATTGTTTCCCCTTCAGATGCTTATAAAAAATTGTCCCTCCCTAATAATTCGCCCTCTTATTTGCAGATACCCATCCCGGTACGGACTGTACCTGCGGGACAAACCCAGCCAGGTTGTGCTGCCCCAGGAACTCGAATACGAGCCAGACACGAAGCCACACTACTCCCTGCactaaatgaaacaaaaaaaaactaaaattacaaaaaaaaaacaaaactaaaaaatataattcgaaACTAATCGGACTCCGGTCCAAaacactactacacactcacaTACACATACATAGAAGAAACAATCTACAAAATTTTCCGACATGGACGAAAAGaggtgttttaatatttttctatttattgCTGTAAGAGAAGATGAATTGTAACATATTACACTATAAAAGAGCAAGTTTTCAATTAACCAGTTTATTGAACGTTGAAATTATCGAAATAAAAAGTGCGCCGACGGTTAGAAAGTATGCAAGAATGGTATTATAAGATGAGGTCAAAAATCGAAACAAACTCAAACAGTTAGAAAACGATTCAACAAAAAACCGTACCcacatcaaaacacacattcAAAAACCCTGTCAATGTTGACaacgaacagaaaaaaaaaccaaaacgataCTCTTTTCACCCCTCCTTCCGAGAAGCCGAAAGTCGCGCCAGCACTCCATCTAGCGGCGTAAAGGGCAAACTTTTTGGCCTTCTCAGATTGTGTCAAACGGAGACGTCACATCGGGCACAACGACTGACAGCGGCGCACACGAAAAACGTCAACGAGCgtttctcagaaaaaaataaaagtcctGCAGGTTTTTAACAAACACACGTACTCGCACAATCAAGCGAAACGTCATCAGCGCGTGATTATGTGTACACAAAAAGAGCGCGCTCAAACGTCAAATGTCACTCGTTTTGCTCGAGACGGCGTGGAACCTTTTGATTGCACGTGTGTGTGCTGGGTTGAACTTGACACTATTTCCGCCGGAAAAAGATCGTTCGCGCTAACAAAAGGGAAATAATGCTCTTTTATTAGTCGAATTCCTCGTCGTTTTCCTCACACACACAGCTCACAAGTAGGCGGCGCgcccacacacaaacaaacaatctAGCAACTGTCAACCCAAAGTGGATGGCAGCTTTCAGGCTGTTTATTTGAGGGGTTGTGTTTGGGGCCAAACGGACCACAATGTCGAAAAAAAAGGTTCCCAAACAAAACAGGTCGAGTCGTCGGCGTGCGGTTTTTGGCTTGGGGGGGGGATGATGAGGGCAAGAAAAAAAAGCAGATAAAGAAGAAGCAGTCAACCAAACAACAAACAGAGCTTGAGCTTCACAGGAAATAAAAGTACTCTTATTTCAagtgtgaaaaaacggaaacgaACCCGGATGTTTGTGACCCCTCGGAGTTTTGAAAGAAAGCCTTTGGGTTTGGGAAGGGGTTTACTGGGAAATTGGCAACCGTGACCGTTTGTGACCTGGCAGATACAAAATGAGGTGGGTCGTCGAGGGTTTCTTAgtggaaagttaaaaaaagctttgaaaattgcAAATCAATACCGCccctaaatttttttaaagtcggtaagaaaaataagaagaagaaaaataaagtGTATCTGGCAACCATATCAGTGATTATGAATATTGAGAAAGGTTTGCTAAGTTTTGAACCAGGATGTAGTAAATTTCTAAGTAAATAATCTCTGGAACCGCTCAACGGTTCACATAAGGTCACCGTTTATCTAAAaccaccaaaaccaaaaccaaaaccaaaaccaaaaccaaaaccaaaaccaaaaccaaaaccaaaaccaaaaccaaaaccaaaaccaaaaccaaaaccaaaaccaaaaccaa
This is a stretch of genomic DNA from Culex pipiens pallens isolate TS chromosome 1, TS_CPP_V2, whole genome shotgun sequence. It encodes these proteins:
- the LOC120414171 gene encoding uncharacterized protein LOC120414171 isoform X1; this encodes MFKNHLAMIGMNETPNKKARFWQSYIRSLKGSDDIRAHDSPSWRHRPILLLDQVDTPANRIQSLGYHYQPVHRETYGYSPRPIYDHHYPRHVRASSVSRLAEAEKAWNDHLDRMRDIDRRSSPIYAYMIRYPSRYGLYLRDKPSQVVLPQELEYEPDTKPHYSLH
- the LOC120414171 gene encoding uncharacterized protein LOC120414171 isoform X2, with amino-acid sequence MFKNHLAMIGMNETPNKKARFWQSYIRSLKGSDDIRAHDSPSWRHRPILLLDQVDTPANRIQSLGYHYQPVHRETYGYSPRPIYDHHYPRHVRASSVSRLAEAEKAWNDHLDRMRDIDRRYPSRYGLYLRDKPSQVVLPQELEYEPDTKPHYSLH